The following are from one region of the Pseudodesulfovibrio piezophilus C1TLV30 genome:
- a CDS encoding ABC transporter permease — protein MNRESLLTQVGWLLAAVALALFLTILVMIPSGASPFETIFVLFKGGVGSMSKIGRVLAGWVPLTLCSVGLLIPFTARLWNIGVEGQVIMGAIFATAALRPYDDGGAFQIALALLAAMAGGAFWALLAGLLRVFGRVHEIFSGLGLNFVALGVTLWLIFGPWKRPGVASMSGTEPIDFSLWLPRLGKLSVSGVALALACAAILAIYFLMHRTEWGLKLRAVGENPKAATLFSLGPRRRLLQSFMICGALAGLAGATQVLGVYHRLLPAISSNYGYTALLVGMMASFRLSLVPFICLFFAILNVGSIQLPLQLGLDSSLSGVIQGIMVLSVFIVQGIRLWIQQHREVD, from the coding sequence ATGAATCGAGAATCTCTCCTGACACAAGTGGGATGGCTGCTGGCCGCTGTGGCCCTGGCTCTTTTTTTGACGATTCTGGTCATGATACCCTCCGGGGCTTCCCCATTCGAAACCATCTTTGTTCTTTTCAAGGGTGGCGTCGGATCCATGTCCAAAATAGGCCGGGTACTGGCAGGCTGGGTTCCCCTGACCCTGTGCTCTGTGGGGCTGCTCATTCCCTTTACAGCAAGGCTCTGGAATATCGGCGTTGAAGGACAGGTTATTATGGGAGCCATATTCGCTACTGCGGCGTTGCGACCATATGATGATGGCGGGGCATTCCAGATTGCCTTGGCCCTGCTCGCAGCCATGGCCGGAGGAGCTTTTTGGGCGCTTCTTGCCGGTCTCCTCAGGGTTTTCGGAAGAGTCCACGAAATATTTTCAGGGCTAGGGCTGAATTTCGTCGCGCTCGGGGTTACGCTCTGGCTTATTTTCGGTCCATGGAAACGGCCCGGCGTTGCTTCCATGTCCGGAACAGAACCGATTGATTTCTCCTTGTGGCTCCCTCGTCTGGGAAAACTTTCAGTCAGCGGAGTTGCGCTCGCCTTGGCGTGTGCCGCCATTCTCGCCATATATTTTCTTATGCACCGCACTGAGTGGGGACTAAAATTGCGTGCTGTCGGAGAGAATCCCAAGGCCGCGACCCTTTTCTCTCTCGGGCCGCGACGTCGTCTTCTCCAATCCTTCATGATATGCGGCGCCTTGGCCGGATTGGCAGGAGCCACCCAGGTTCTCGGCGTCTATCACAGACTTCTGCCAGCCATTTCATCCAACTATGGCTATACTGCCCTGCTGGTCGGCATGATGGCTTCCTTCCGATTATCGTTGGTGCCCTTCATCTGCCTTTTCTTTGCCATCCTCAATGTCGGCTCCATCCAACTTCCGTTGCAACTGGGACTGGATTCATCCTTGTCCGGTGTTATTCAGGGAATTATGGTCCTTTCGGTCTTTATTGTTCAGGGAATTCGCCTGTGGATACAACAACACCGGGAGGTTGATTAA